One window of Elusimicrobiota bacterium genomic DNA carries:
- a CDS encoding NlpC/P60 family protein: MLNKLLRNIVLFILPFLFLASFLEASYTLVVLGDFTKEQSESLCRQLSSRGYPVYLLYGENPEVRIGPYDTREKAQDVLTSIEQEEQINTKIIEEENFDQLIPEDETQDKELAGKIVNEETKNLYSDERAKKIVSLGLDLFGHPYKYGGESIGQGIDCSFFVQTIFKDLGIDLPRTAYYQYAKGVKVEKENLKVGDLVFFKKVYYSKKKDKKGNRITYSRINHVGIYIGNGELIHATVNVKHVTISRLDEPYFVRHYAGARRVLSD, translated from the coding sequence ATGCTTAACAAATTGCTACGCAACATTGTTCTTTTTATATTGCCCTTCCTTTTTCTGGCATCATTTTTAGAAGCTTCGTATACTCTGGTTGTATTGGGGGATTTCACCAAAGAACAATCCGAATCTTTATGCAGGCAGTTATCATCGCGGGGATATCCTGTTTATTTGTTATACGGAGAAAACCCCGAAGTCCGCATAGGGCCTTATGATACACGGGAAAAGGCGCAAGATGTTTTAACGTCGATTGAACAAGAAGAGCAAATAAATACAAAAATAATTGAGGAAGAAAATTTTGACCAGCTAATTCCTGAAGACGAAACTCAAGACAAGGAACTGGCAGGAAAAATAGTAAATGAAGAAACAAAAAATCTTTATAGCGATGAAAGGGCAAAAAAAATAGTTTCTTTAGGGCTTGATCTTTTCGGACACCCTTACAAATACGGCGGCGAAAGCATAGGGCAAGGCATAGATTGCTCTTTTTTTGTTCAGACAATTTTTAAGGATCTCGGCATAGATTTGCCGAGAACTGCCTATTATCAATATGCAAAGGGCGTAAAAGTAGAAAAAGAAAATTTGAAAGTCGGGGATTTGGTCTTTTTCAAAAAAGTATATTATTCCAAGAAGAAGGACAAAAAAGGCAATAGGATAACTTATTCCCGCATTAATCATGTCGGCATATATATCGGAAACGGCGAGTTAATCCATGCCACAGTAAATGTAAAACATGTAACTATTTCCCGCCTAGATGAGCCTTATTTTGTGAGGCATTATGCAGGCGCCCGCAGGGTATTAAGCGATTAG
- the dprA gene encoding DNA-processing protein DprA: protein MNFSNEDKSIIALNLVPHLGYGQFQTLINSFGSASNILEVPENELLKVPGISQKLAKGISEIKNTNNAEKEITDAERIGARVLTYKNKDYPEPLKNLSDYPPVIYVLGSLLKKDFFSVAIVGTRKPTPYGISAASFFAAEFARSGIACISGLARGIDTEVHKSCIKEKGRTIAVLGNGLNKHYPPENKKLEEEITKNGALISEFPLNSQPDKENFPRRNRIIAAMSLATLVIEADIKSGSLITAKHALDQGKDIFAVPGPIFSKYSKGTNSLIKSGAHLAESADDIIDEINPFKKLLKEKKIFIKKECEKSFAFGNSEQKILNFLENELNGTSIDNITQKLDIPSKETASSLLGLELKGLVRSLPGKIYIKTQ, encoded by the coding sequence ATGAATTTTTCAAACGAAGATAAGTCAATTATCGCGCTAAATTTGGTCCCTCATCTTGGTTACGGGCAGTTTCAAACTCTGATAAATAGTTTCGGCTCAGCTTCAAATATTTTAGAAGTCCCGGAAAACGAACTTTTAAAGGTTCCCGGAATTTCTCAAAAACTTGCTAAAGGCATATCCGAAATTAAAAATACAAATAATGCTGAGAAAGAAATAACTGATGCCGAAAGAATCGGAGCAAGAGTCTTAACTTACAAAAATAAAGATTATCCTGAACCGTTAAAAAATCTTTCTGACTATCCGCCCGTTATATATGTCCTGGGCAGCCTGCTGAAAAAGGATTTTTTCAGCGTAGCAATTGTTGGAACGCGAAAGCCCACGCCTTACGGAATATCGGCTGCTTCTTTCTTTGCTGCGGAATTTGCCAGATCAGGGATTGCCTGCATCTCAGGACTTGCAAGGGGAATTGATACAGAGGTTCACAAAAGTTGCATTAAAGAAAAAGGAAGAACGATAGCTGTTTTAGGAAACGGCTTAAACAAGCATTATCCTCCGGAAAACAAAAAACTGGAAGAAGAAATCACTAAAAACGGCGCTTTGATAAGCGAATTTCCGTTAAATTCTCAGCCTGATAAGGAAAATTTTCCAAGGAGGAACCGCATAATCGCCGCAATGAGTCTTGCAACTTTAGTTATTGAAGCGGATATTAAAAGCGGAAGCCTTATTACTGCAAAGCATGCCCTTGATCAGGGAAAAGATATTTTTGCAGTTCCCGGCCCGATATTTTCAAAATATTCAAAAGGCACTAACAGTTTGATAAAATCCGGTGCGCATTTAGCCGAATCCGCAGATGATATTATTGATGAAATCAATCCTTTTAAGAAACTCTTGAAAGAGAAGAAAATATTCATTAAAAAAGAATGCGAAAAATCTTTTGCTTTTGGAAATTCTGAACAAAAAATATTAAACTTTTTGGAAAATGAATTAAACGGAACATCTATTGATAATATCACTCAAAAACTTGATATCCCATCTAAAGAAACGGCTTCATCGCTTTTGGGGCTTGAACTAAAAGGGCTGGTAAGGTCGCTTCCGGGCAAGATCTATATAAAAACGCAATAA
- a CDS encoding toprim domain-containing protein: MSKFLVIVESPAKEKTISKFLGKDFIVKSSYGHVRDLPKSKLGVDTENNFEPKYILIQRAKKIISELKKISDKSLAVYIATDYDREGEAIAWHLKDALKLSDEKTKRITFTEITKDAITEAVKHPRKIDSNLVNSQQARRILDRLVGYELSPLLWRKIKYGLSAGRVQSAALRIICDREEDIKSFKPQ, encoded by the coding sequence ATGAGCAAATTTCTTGTAATAGTAGAGTCTCCTGCAAAAGAAAAAACAATCTCAAAATTTCTTGGCAAGGATTTCATAGTTAAAAGCTCGTATGGCCATGTACGGGATCTGCCTAAAAGTAAGCTGGGCGTTGATACGGAAAATAATTTTGAACCTAAATATATTTTAATCCAGAGAGCAAAAAAAATAATATCTGAACTTAAAAAAATCAGCGATAAATCTCTTGCGGTATATATTGCGACTGATTACGACCGCGAGGGCGAAGCTATAGCCTGGCATCTTAAGGATGCATTAAAACTTTCTGATGAAAAAACCAAACGAATAACTTTTACTGAAATAACCAAAGATGCGATTACTGAAGCGGTAAAACATCCAAGAAAAATTGACTCAAATCTTGTTAACAGCCAGCAGGCCAGAAGAATTTTAGACCGGCTGGTAGGATATGAACTTTCCCCTCTTTTATGGCGCAAAATAAAGTACGGGCTTTCTGCCGGAAGAGTACAGTCCGCAGCGCTCAGGATAATCTGTGACAGAGAAGAAGATATAAAAAGTTTTAAGCCTCAGGA